The DNA window GTGGTAAGTATGTAGCCGATAAGCCGGTCCGTGTTGGGGGCCTAGAGGAATATGTATGCAGGCCGCCAGCAGAAGCATGAAAAACGTTTCGCACCGGACGTCCATTGTAGCGATGTTCGTGGGGATCGCCGCCATGGTGGCGGGTCTGGTGTCGCCGGTGCTGGCAGTCGAGCGTGATGGCGGCTCGTCGTCCCGTCCAGAATTCCTGACCGGCCTGGAGACGCCAACGACGCGCCCGGCAATCGCGATCGAACCCATTCCGGGGCCGCAGGCGGTCGCTCCGGCGGAGCCTGTGCGGGGCTTTTCCGACCTGACTCAGGGCGACGGCCTGGGGCTGCGGACTCAGTTTCTGGCCGTCGGGTCGACAGTCGCTGAGCCGACGTCGCGCCCGACGACACCGCCCGCGACGGTACCCCCTCCCGGTACCGTGCCAATCGGACTGATCGGTGGCCTGGCTTTTCTGGGGATCCTTGGGGGCGCGATGTGGTACGTCGTGCGGCAACGCGGACGGTAGCGACAGCGAGCACAGCCGAAGGGAGCGTTTCGTGATTGGGTGGTACGGGCGGGACAAGCCTCATGATGAAAACGAAAAGGGCATCCTGCCGAAATGCGGCGGGAAGCCCTGGTGTTGCTGCCGGACATGGATGCCTGCAGAGTCTGCCGTTTAGGCGACTGCCACACGGCGAAGGCACTGCTCGTGAAGGCCGAGGGTCAGCGACTTGACCAGGTCTCGAAGGGCCCCACGCCAGTCGTGGGCCTTGGACTTGCAACCGAAGTCGCCGGCCTTGTCGTGTACGGTCGCCTCGACCATGTACATCGTGCCGCTGCGGCGAAGGGTGATACTCAGCACAAAGTCGCCGAGTCGCTCGCCAAGCCGAAGTGATCGGCGAAGCCAGGACATGAGCTGCTTGCGCTGAGAGGGTTTGAGAAGGACGTTTCCGGAGTCGAGCTTGATCATGATGCAACTGCTCCTGTGAAAGGTCGGTCCGAGATGTCTTCCAAAGCAATCGACGTGCCCCGCCCTACGACTGGAATTCTACCGACCCCACAACCCCCCGCAGCGCAAAAAACGCTGGGATCGTTACTGAAACGTCGTCCGGATAAATGGTATCCCCGGCCCCACTTGACACTCGAAGGACGACGCGCCTTGCCATTAGGCTGCGCAAAACCCGGAATCTTGCCGCGCTGCTGAGCGAAGGGGGAAGCCAGTCACCTGCGTTTTTTCCGACGGCGTCCATGAGACTGGTTCGAGCCACCGGCACCGAAGCCGGTTGAAGAGGCCGGTGCACCCGAGAGAACCAGTCCGCCGTCGCGCTCGACGTCATCGCCAGGATGGCCTGTCGTGGCGACAGGATCGTCGGGGAGGTCGGGGTGTGTGGAATCGTCGGAATCGGGGGACGATTCGGGAGTGGCGGTCGTGCCTGAGCTGTTTGCGTCCGGCCCGGCCTTGGCCCGAAGTGCCAGGATCAGTTCGATCTCGCCGTACGCCCGGTCGAGCCGCTGTGCGATCTGACGATACGTCAATCCCTGGTCGGCCAGTTCGTAAACATCGGCATGGCGAGGCGGGTCGGCGTCAGGGACGAAGCCGGTCGTCCGGTCGCGGAGCCGGAACGATGGGACATCATCGGCTACCGCGTCGACAGTGGAGTCGGCACCAGACGGTACGACGCCGGAAGCTGCGACGCCGGACGGTACAGCGGCGTTCGCCTTTGCCGCTTGCAGGGAGGCAATCCGTTCGTCGGCATCGTGAAGGAGGATCTCCAGTTTCGCGACGCGCGTTTCGAGTTGCGCGGTCATGGTCCGCATCATCTGCTCGTACTCGACGAGCAGCGCGGTCATGTCGCGTTCCATCGAGCGCTGCTGGGCAAGCAGAACATCGCCAGGCTTGCGCTCCAGCGGATCTTTCTTTCCCTTGCGCTTGGGCCGAACGAAGCTGAAGTAGATCAGACCGAGAAGTGCGATCGCGATGGCTATCCATTGCGAGCCGCTGGTGGATGTGTCGAGCAGCACTCCGTGCATTGTCGCACCAACCCGAAACGGATTCGTACATGCCGGCATCCTTGCCGACGCCAATATCGTCTGTTTCCGGCGGTGGCGACGCAAGTACCTTGGCGGGATTTTCTTGCGGAGATCCTACAATTTTAGTCGCCGGGTGGCCCGCCATGTCAGGCCCGAACGAAGCGGGCCAGCAGTTCTCCCCTGCTGGCAACGCCGAGCTTCCGGTAGATCGCCTTGACGTAGACGTGCACGGTATGAGGGCTGACGCCGAGGTGCGCCGCCACCTGCTTTTCGGAATCCCCCTTCAGCAGGCGGTCGAGCGTCTGTTGCATGCGCGGCGAAAGGCGGACGTTGACGGTGGTCGTCGCAGATTCCTCGGCAGCCAAGGCGACAGCAGGAGCCGGGACCGCGGCATGATCGGATGTCGGTACTAGCCCGGTGATCCCGGAGGCGGCCCGAATCTGTTCGCCGATCACACGACAGATTTGCGCCAGAAGCTGCCGCTTCTGCCCGATTCCCAGCTTCGCGGGCTCCTCGATTCGCGCGATCATCCGCGCCGCAGCCCGCAGATCGCCGATGCGAACCGACGAGCCCATTTGCTTCGGCAGGGCCTTGCGCTTGGCCGCGGGACCGACACGGGAAGTACTGCCACGGCGTTGACTTCCGCCACGATCGCGGGAGGGCCGACTATGCTTGTCGGCCCTGGGCGGATGATCTGCAGGTCGTCGGGTCATGGGCCTTTCCGGCAGCGATCCGGTTCATCTCTTGCGGACGACGGAGCCTTCGTTCGCGGTCGATCGTCGGGACGTACCTGCGTCATAAGCGACTGCGAATCCGGTAGATGCGAGGTTGGACCGGCGTTGGCGGCGGATGCCGCTTCGGCTGAGGATAACGGCGGTCGAGCGCGTGCGGTCGGCTGTGTTCGCGTCGGAGAAAATCGTGTCCTTTTCTTCTTCGAACTTC is part of the Humisphaera borealis genome and encodes:
- a CDS encoding helix-turn-helix transcriptional regulator — protein: MGSSVRIGDLRAAARMIARIEEPAKLGIGQKRQLLAQICRVIGEQIRAASGITGLVPTSDHAAVPAPAVALAAEESATTTVNVRLSPRMQQTLDRLLKGDSEKQVAAHLGVSPHTVHVYVKAIYRKLGVASRGELLARFVRA